A single window of Caldicellulosiruptor bescii DSM 6725 DNA harbors:
- a CDS encoding endo-1,4-beta-xylanase, translating into MKKRKFKILYLFLIIVLSVSFIISIVFPSFFKAAQTTSTNINFEGRDKLTFFAYGKAKITIDQNIAQEGKKSIKVTDRKSVWDSFGIDVKDVLQRGKTWVVSAYVKHKGKKPIEFSITAIYNDGRGLKYLQLGEKIVIPNKWDKIVAKWKPTLKNPMDLIIAIHPTVDKTTAYNVDNIQIMTEEVYQSQAVVFKDTFESNLTNWQPRGDTVKLKIDNTKSHNGNKSLYVSGRSAFWHGVQIPVTKYLVAGKVYKFSVWLYHQSIDKQGFGLTIQRKMANDEQYKYDWITGSQIEGDGWVEISGNYYVPKDGKIEELVFCVSSWNPTLAFWVDDVTISDPFKLQGPNYNLPSLKEKYKEDFKVGVAIGYGELISDIDTQFIKKHFNSITPGNEMKPESVLKGPNNYDFTIADAFVDFATKNKMGIRGHTLVWHNQTPDWFFKDENGNFLKKDELLKRLKNHIYTVVSRYKGKIYAWDVVNEAIDETQPDGYRRSNWYNICGPEYIEKAFIWAHEADPQAKLFYNDYNTEIPQKRMFIYNMIKNLKAKGVPIHGIGLQCHINIDNPSVEDIEETIKLFSTIPGLEIQITELDMSFYQWGSSVYYAEPSREMLLKQAKKYYELFNLFKKYKNVIKSVTFWGLKDDNSWLRGVFNKPDFPLLFDEHYDGKPAFWALIDYSILPQNANLPTPPAIPKVKAKK; encoded by the coding sequence ATGAAAAAAAGGAAATTCAAAATATTATATTTATTTTTAATTATAGTACTTTCTGTATCATTTATTATATCAATAGTTTTTCCATCATTTTTTAAGGCGGCACAGACAACCTCAACAAACATAAACTTTGAAGGAAGAGACAAGTTAACATTTTTTGCATATGGCAAAGCAAAAATAACAATAGACCAAAACATAGCACAAGAAGGAAAAAAGAGTATAAAAGTTACAGACAGGAAAAGTGTATGGGATAGCTTTGGGATAGATGTAAAAGATGTTTTACAAAGAGGAAAAACATGGGTGGTATCAGCCTATGTAAAACATAAGGGGAAGAAGCCGATAGAATTTTCAATAACAGCTATTTATAATGACGGCAGGGGGTTAAAGTACCTTCAGCTTGGTGAGAAAATTGTCATACCAAACAAATGGGACAAAATTGTTGCTAAGTGGAAACCAACGTTAAAAAACCCGATGGACTTGATTATTGCAATTCATCCAACAGTTGATAAAACAACTGCATATAATGTGGACAATATTCAAATAATGACAGAAGAAGTTTATCAATCACAAGCTGTTGTTTTTAAAGATACATTTGAATCAAATTTGACAAACTGGCAGCCAAGAGGTGATACTGTAAAACTAAAAATAGATAATACAAAATCGCATAATGGAAATAAGAGTCTTTATGTATCAGGTCGTTCGGCATTCTGGCATGGAGTTCAAATTCCTGTGACAAAATATCTTGTTGCTGGGAAGGTATACAAATTTAGCGTATGGCTGTATCATCAATCAATTGACAAGCAAGGTTTTGGTCTTACCATTCAAAGAAAGATGGCAAACGATGAACAATATAAATATGATTGGATAACTGGAAGCCAGATTGAAGGTGATGGCTGGGTTGAGATAAGTGGTAATTATTATGTACCAAAGGATGGCAAAATAGAAGAACTTGTATTTTGTGTTTCTTCGTGGAACCCAACATTAGCATTTTGGGTAGATGATGTTACAATATCTGATCCGTTTAAGTTACAGGGACCTAATTATAATTTGCCGTCTTTAAAAGAGAAATATAAAGAAGATTTTAAAGTTGGTGTAGCTATTGGATATGGTGAACTTATTAGTGATATAGACACACAATTTATCAAAAAACATTTTAACAGTATAACACCAGGCAACGAGATGAAACCCGAAAGTGTGCTAAAAGGACCAAACAACTATGACTTTACAATAGCGGATGCATTTGTGGATTTTGCAACAAAAAATAAAATGGGTATACGCGGACATACTCTTGTCTGGCACAACCAGACACCTGATTGGTTCTTCAAAGATGAGAATGGCAATTTTTTAAAGAAGGATGAACTTTTGAAAAGGTTAAAAAATCATATATACACAGTTGTTAGCCGGTATAAAGGCAAAATATATGCTTGGGATGTTGTCAATGAAGCTATTGATGAAACACAACCTGATGGTTACAGAAGGTCAAACTGGTACAATATTTGTGGACCCGAATATATAGAAAAAGCGTTTATTTGGGCACATGAGGCAGATCCACAAGCAAAGTTATTTTACAATGATTACAATACCGAAATTCCACAAAAGAGAATGTTTATATATAACATGATTAAAAATTTGAAAGCAAAAGGTGTTCCAATACATGGTATAGGTCTTCAATGTCACATAAATATTGACAATCCTTCTGTTGAAGATATAGAGGAGACGATAAAACTATTTAGCACAATTCCAGGGCTTGAGATTCAAATTACTGAGCTTGACATGAGCTTTTATCAATGGGGTTCTTCTGTTTATTACGCAGAGCCATCAAGAGAAATGTTATTAAAACAGGCAAAGAAATACTATGAGTTATTTAACCTATTTAAGAAGTACAAAAATGTCATAAAAAGCGTTACATTCTGGGGGCTTAAGGATGACAACTCTTGGCTGAGAGGAGTTTTTAACAAACCAGATTTTCCGCTTTTATTTGATGAGCATTATGATGGCAAACCTGCTTTCTGGGCGTTGATAGACTATTCAATATTACCACAAAATGCCAATTTGCCTACACCACCTGCTATTCCAAAAGTAAAGGCTAAAAAATAA
- a CDS encoding GH39 family glycosyl hydrolase, which translates to MTYVKIERGKIFGVFPDNWKFCVGSGRIGLALQKEYMEALEYVKKHIDFKYLRAHGLLHDDVGIYREDSVGDMKQPFYNFTYIDKIYDSFLELGIRPFVEIGFMPSKLASGTQTVFYWRGNVTPPSDYGKWEKLIKAVVKHFIDRYGEKEVENWPFEIWNEPNLNVFWKDADQNEYFKLYEVTAKAIKDVNENIKVGGPAICGGADHWIDDFLNFCYKNNVSVDFVTRHAYTAKPPTYTPHFVYHDLHPIDYMLNEFKMVREQVKNSPFPNLPIHITEYNSSYHPLCPVHDTPFNAAYLARILSEGGDYVDSFSYWTFSDVFEEADVPRSLFHGGFGLVAFNNIPKPVFHMFTFFNAMGRDILYRDDHILVTKRADGSVAIVAWNEVISKEQEIEREYKLEIPIDFEDIFVKQKLIDEEHANPWRVWIEMGRPRYPSKEQIKTLKEIAKPYVSTCRMRAREGYVTLNIKLGKNAVVLYELNKVNDETHTYIGLDDSKIPGY; encoded by the coding sequence ATGACATATGTAAAAATTGAACGAGGAAAAATATTTGGTGTATTTCCAGATAATTGGAAATTTTGTGTTGGTAGCGGTCGTATAGGGCTTGCGCTTCAAAAGGAGTATATGGAAGCATTAGAATATGTAAAAAAGCATATTGATTTTAAATATTTAAGAGCTCATGGTTTGCTTCATGACGATGTTGGAATCTACCGCGAAGATAGTGTTGGGGATATGAAGCAGCCGTTTTACAATTTTACTTATATTGATAAGATATATGATTCATTTTTGGAGCTTGGAATACGGCCTTTTGTTGAGATAGGATTTATGCCGTCAAAACTTGCATCTGGAACACAAACAGTATTTTACTGGAGGGGTAATGTTACCCCTCCCAGTGATTATGGAAAGTGGGAGAAGCTAATTAAAGCAGTTGTTAAACACTTCATAGACAGATATGGCGAAAAAGAGGTTGAAAACTGGCCGTTTGAAATATGGAACGAACCAAATTTAAATGTATTTTGGAAAGATGCTGATCAAAATGAATATTTTAAGCTATATGAAGTGACAGCAAAGGCTATAAAAGATGTAAATGAGAATATAAAGGTTGGTGGGCCTGCAATATGTGGCGGGGCAGACCACTGGATAGACGATTTTTTGAATTTTTGTTATAAAAATAATGTTTCTGTTGATTTTGTTACACGACATGCGTATACAGCAAAACCCCCTACTTATACACCACATTTTGTTTATCACGATTTACATCCAATTGATTACATGTTAAACGAATTTAAAATGGTACGAGAGCAGGTAAAAAATTCACCGTTTCCAAATTTGCCGATACATATTACTGAATACAACAGTTCATACCATCCGCTTTGCCCTGTTCACGACACGCCGTTTAATGCGGCATACCTTGCAAGGATATTAAGCGAAGGAGGAGATTATGTAGATTCGTTTTCTTATTGGACATTCAGTGATGTATTTGAAGAAGCAGATGTACCAAGGTCTCTGTTTCATGGTGGGTTTGGCCTTGTAGCTTTCAATAATATTCCAAAACCTGTGTTTCACATGTTTACATTTTTCAATGCAATGGGAAGAGATATTTTGTATAGAGATGACCATATCTTGGTAACAAAAAGAGCAGATGGTTCAGTTGCGATTGTGGCATGGAATGAAGTTATAAGTAAAGAACAAGAGATTGAAAGAGAATACAAGCTGGAAATTCCTATTGACTTTGAGGATATTTTTGTAAAGCAAAAATTAATTGACGAAGAACATGCAAATCCATGGCGTGTATGGATTGAGATGGGAAGACCAAGGTATCCGTCAAAGGAACAGATAAAAACTTTGAAGGAAATTGCAAAACCGTATGTTAGCACTTGCAGAATGAGAGCAAGAGAGGGTTATGTAACACTTAATATCAAGTTAGGTAAGAATGCAGTTGTGCTTTATGAGCTCAATAAAGTTAATGACGAGACGCATACATATATAGGGCTTGATGATAGTAAAATTCCAG